A window from Macaca fascicularis isolate 582-1 chromosome 20, T2T-MFA8v1.1 encodes these proteins:
- the FOXF1 gene encoding forkhead box protein F1 isoform X2: MSSAPEKQQPPHGGGGGGGGGGGGAAMDPASSGPSKAKKTNAGIRRPEKPPYSYIALIVMAIQSSPTKRLTLSEIYQFLQSRFPFFRGSYQGWKNSVRHNLSLNECFIKLPKGLGRPGKGHYWTIDPASEFMFEEGSFRRRPRGFRRKCQALKPMYSMMNGLGFNHLPDTYGFQGSAGGLSCPPNSLALEGGLGMMNGHLPGNVDGMALPSHSVPHLPSNGGHSYMGSCGGAAAGEYPHHDSSVPASPLLPTGAGGVMEPHAVYSGSAAAWPPSASAALNSGASYIKQQPLSPCNPAANPLSGSLSTHSLEQPYLHQNSHNAPAELQGIPRYHSQSPSMCDRKEFVFSFNAMASSSMHSAGGGSYYHQQVTYQDIKPCVM, encoded by the exons ATGTCTTCGGCGCCCGAGAAGCAGCAGCCACCgcacggcggcggcggcggcggcggcggcgggggagGCGGCGCGGCCATGGACCCCGCGTCGTCCGGCCCGTCCAAGGCCAAGAAGACCAACGCCGGCATCCGGCGCCCTGAGAAGCCGCCCTACTCCTACATTGCGCTCATCGTCATGGCCATCCAGAGCTCGCCCACCAAGCGCCTGACGCTCAGCGAGATCTACCAGTTCCTGCAGAGCCGCTTTCCCTTCTTCCGCGGCTCCTACCAGGGCTGGAAGAACTCCGTGCGCCACAACCTCTCGCTCAACGAGTGCTTCATCAAGCTACCCAAGGGCCTCGGACGGCCCGGCAAGGGCCACTACTGGACCATCGACCCAGCCAGCGAGTTCATGTTCGAGGAGGGCTCCTTTCGGCGGCGGCCGCGCGGCTTCCGAAGGAAATGCCAGGCGCTCAAGCCTATGTACAGCATGATGAACGGGCTCGGCTTTAACCACCTCCCGGACACCTACGGCTTCCAGGGCTCGGCCGGCGGCCTCTCGTGCCCGCCCAACAGCCTGGCGCTGGAGGGCGGCCTTGGCATGATGAACGGCCACTTGCCGGGCAACGTGGACGGCATGGCCCTGCCCAGCCACTCGGTGCCCCACCTGCCCTCCAACGGCGGCCACTCGTACATGGGCAGCTGCGGCGGCGCGGCGGCCGGCGAGTACCCGCACCACGACAGCTCTGTGCCCGCCTCCCCGCTGCTGCCCACCGGCGCCGGCGGGGTCATGGAGCCGCACGCCGTCTATTCGGGCTCGGCGGCGGCTTGGCCGCCCTCGGCCTCCGCGGCACTCAACAGCGGCGCCTCTTACATCAAGCAGCAGCCCCTGTCCCCCTGTAACCCCGCGGCCAACCCCCTGTCCGGCAGCCTCTCCACGCATTCCCTGGAGCAGCCGTATCTGCACCAGAACAGCCACAACGCCCCAGCTGAGCTGCAAG GCATCCCGCGGTATCACTCGCAGTCGCCCAGCATGTGTGATCGAAAGGAGTTTGTCTTCTCTTTCAACGCCATGGCGTCCTCTTCCATGCACTCGGCCGGCGGGGGTTCCTACTATCACCAGCAGGTCACCTACCAAGACATCAAGCCTTGCGTGATGTGA
- the FOXF1 gene encoding forkhead box protein F1 isoform X1, which translates to MSSAPEKQQPPHGGGGGGGGGGGGAAMDPASSGPSKAKKTNAGIRRPEKPPYSYIALIVMAIQSSPTKRLTLSEIYQFLQSRFPFFRGSYQGWKNSVRHNLSLNECFIKLPKGLGRPGKGHYWTIDPASEFMFEEGSFRRRPRGFRRKCQALKPMYSMMNGLGFNHLPDTYGFQGSAGGLSCPPNSLALEGGLGMMNGHLPGNVDGMALPSHSVPHLPSNGGHSYMGSCGGAAAGEYPHHDSSVPASPLLPTGAGGVMEPHAVYSGSAAAWPPSASAALNSGASYIKQQPLSPCNPAANPLSGSLSTHSLEQPYLHQNSHNAPAELQAAGCSRPDQASRGITRSRPACVIERSLSSLSTPWRPLPCTRPAGVPTITSRSPTKTSSLA; encoded by the exons ATGTCTTCGGCGCCCGAGAAGCAGCAGCCACCgcacggcggcggcggcggcggcggcggcgggggagGCGGCGCGGCCATGGACCCCGCGTCGTCCGGCCCGTCCAAGGCCAAGAAGACCAACGCCGGCATCCGGCGCCCTGAGAAGCCGCCCTACTCCTACATTGCGCTCATCGTCATGGCCATCCAGAGCTCGCCCACCAAGCGCCTGACGCTCAGCGAGATCTACCAGTTCCTGCAGAGCCGCTTTCCCTTCTTCCGCGGCTCCTACCAGGGCTGGAAGAACTCCGTGCGCCACAACCTCTCGCTCAACGAGTGCTTCATCAAGCTACCCAAGGGCCTCGGACGGCCCGGCAAGGGCCACTACTGGACCATCGACCCAGCCAGCGAGTTCATGTTCGAGGAGGGCTCCTTTCGGCGGCGGCCGCGCGGCTTCCGAAGGAAATGCCAGGCGCTCAAGCCTATGTACAGCATGATGAACGGGCTCGGCTTTAACCACCTCCCGGACACCTACGGCTTCCAGGGCTCGGCCGGCGGCCTCTCGTGCCCGCCCAACAGCCTGGCGCTGGAGGGCGGCCTTGGCATGATGAACGGCCACTTGCCGGGCAACGTGGACGGCATGGCCCTGCCCAGCCACTCGGTGCCCCACCTGCCCTCCAACGGCGGCCACTCGTACATGGGCAGCTGCGGCGGCGCGGCGGCCGGCGAGTACCCGCACCACGACAGCTCTGTGCCCGCCTCCCCGCTGCTGCCCACCGGCGCCGGCGGGGTCATGGAGCCGCACGCCGTCTATTCGGGCTCGGCGGCGGCTTGGCCGCCCTCGGCCTCCGCGGCACTCAACAGCGGCGCCTCTTACATCAAGCAGCAGCCCCTGTCCCCCTGTAACCCCGCGGCCAACCCCCTGTCCGGCAGCCTCTCCACGCATTCCCTGGAGCAGCCGTATCTGCACCAGAACAGCCACAACGCCCCAGCTGAGCTGCAAG CTGCCGGCTGCTCCAGGCCTGACCAG GCATCCCGCGGTATCACTCGCAGTCGCCCAGCATGTGTGATCGAAAGGAGTTTGTCTTCTCTTTCAACGCCATGGCGTCCTCTTCCATGCACTCGGCCGGCGGGGGTTCCTACTATCACCAGCAGGTCACCTACCAAGACATCAAGCCTTGCGTGA